A window of Elusimicrobiota bacterium contains these coding sequences:
- a CDS encoding efflux RND transporter periplasmic adaptor subunit — translation MRKKIIPLVAAALVLGAAAARWGCRRPFRYAGTLEVTEVELSPRVAGLIREVAVREGDAVNKDQLVVRLDGDDLRLAADLADRDFRRGASLNKNGSLPDEALDRLRFKRDDTALRLSWCDLRAPLDGLVLHRHREPGEWAAPPQPLVTLADAAHPYAYFYVAAPVMARLTVGQKVAATLPELGDRAAAGAIVYVRGEAEFTPKNVQTRTERERLVFGVKVAFDNADGALKPGMTVEAAF, via the coding sequence ATGAGAAAAAAAATTATTCCGCTGGTGGCCGCGGCGCTCGTTCTCGGAGCGGCCGCCGCGCGGTGGGGCTGTCGGCGGCCTTTCCGTTACGCGGGGACGCTGGAGGTCACCGAGGTCGAGCTGTCCCCCCGGGTGGCCGGATTGATCCGCGAGGTGGCGGTGCGGGAAGGCGACGCCGTCAACAAAGACCAACTGGTCGTTCGTCTGGACGGCGACGACCTTCGTTTGGCGGCCGATTTGGCCGACCGGGATTTCCGGCGCGGCGCCTCCTTAAATAAAAACGGCTCATTGCCCGACGAGGCCCTGGACCGCCTGCGATTTAAGCGCGACGACACCGCCCTTCGCCTTTCCTGGTGCGACCTCCGCGCCCCGTTGGACGGCCTCGTTCTTCACCGCCATCGGGAACCCGGCGAATGGGCGGCGCCGCCCCAGCCGCTGGTCACGCTGGCGGACGCGGCCCACCCCTACGCCTATTTTTACGTGGCCGCGCCCGTGATGGCGCGTCTGACCGTCGGCCAAAAAGTGGCCGCCACGCTCCCCGAATTGGGCGACCGGGCGGCGGCGGGCGCCATCGTTTACGTCCGGGGCGAAGCCGAATTCACGCCCAAAAACGTTCAAACCCGGACCGAGCGGGAGCGCCTGGTCTTCGGCGTTAAAGTGGCCTTCGACAACGCCGACGGCGCCCTGAAGCCCGGGATGACCGTCGAAGCCGCCTTTTAA
- a CDS encoding ABC transporter ATP-binding protein codes for MPLALRAVGLHKRLGSHNALDGVTADFTAGGLHGLIGSDGAGKTTLLRTLVGLLRPDAGVVHYRDGERSLSLEEARPGLAYMPQQQSLYGDLSIAEHLDFFRDLYQIPAAVYGERRARLLGLTRLDKFQDRPAGKLSGGMYKKLGLMCALLRTPTALLLDEPTNGVDPISRREFWDLLHDLRRDGLLIIVATAYMDEAERCGHVHLMENGRVLADGAPRDLLAREGVRGFSEYFIRRAEGARPAGDGR; via the coding sequence ATGCCCCTCGCCCTCCGCGCCGTCGGTCTTCATAAACGTTTGGGTTCCCACAACGCCCTGGACGGGGTCACCGCCGACTTCACCGCGGGCGGCTTGCACGGGTTGATCGGCTCGGACGGCGCCGGCAAGACGACCCTGCTTCGAACGCTCGTGGGCCTCCTGCGCCCCGACGCGGGGGTCGTCCACTACCGAGACGGGGAACGTTCCCTTTCGCTGGAAGAGGCCCGCCCGGGCTTGGCCTACATGCCCCAACAACAAAGCCTGTACGGCGACCTTTCCATCGCCGAGCATTTGGATTTTTTCCGGGACCTCTACCAAATCCCGGCGGCCGTGTACGGCGAGCGGCGGGCGCGTTTGCTGGGTTTGACGCGGTTGGATAAATTCCAGGACCGGCCGGCGGGAAAACTTTCGGGCGGGATGTACAAAAAACTGGGGCTCATGTGCGCCCTGCTCCGAACCCCCACGGCGCTTCTGTTGGACGAGCCCACCAACGGCGTGGACCCCATCAGCCGCCGGGAATTTTGGGATCTGCTGCACGACCTCCGGCGGGACGGCCTTCTAATCATCGTGGCGACGGCCTACATGGACGAAGCCGAGCGGTGCGGCCACGTGCATTTGATGGAAAACGGCCGGGTGTTGGCCGACGGCGCGCCCCGGGACCTTTTGGCCCGGGAAGGCGTCCGCGGGTTTTCCGAGTATTTCATCCGCCGGGCGGAAGGCGCGCGCCCGGCCGGGGACGGCCGGTGA
- a CDS encoding TolC family protein, with the protein MSRWKSGFALLLWAPALLRAQDLNLSLAATEASAVARSPQLAAQGAAEAAAEFRARAQNGRRAPALSLDGNLRYLSEIPAFRPTPAAPPVEMGDHRNYSLGPTLTWTVWDFGSLRSSAQSLTALAGARANDRDGAERRLRLAVRMAYFQTRGCLERLRLVADALRLAQAQHHDIDLRRTAGAASREDTLKAHGEVLARRRALREAQTDLAGALRDLLALANQAVDVDLTRPWPRGIARPAEVTEPSATVALDDEASLLTRFAPAMEYPFDARHPDLQSLENQARAADRAAAGLRGGHGPAVVLSARSSRDYPNGPVHETITQNSAGATLRWSLFEGGRAVRETDEQESLARAARERRRQGEEDLRRDWAKARDRWAGAREETDLNRAAIEERTEVARLTYDAYRAGRTPFLEVQSANLQLLDAQTALARSRLAELSQLAVMEFLSTKGSVSP; encoded by the coding sequence GTGAGCCGCTGGAAAAGCGGGTTCGCGCTTCTTCTCTGGGCCCCGGCGCTTTTGCGGGCCCAGGATCTGAATTTGTCGCTCGCGGCGACCGAAGCGTCGGCCGTGGCCCGATCGCCGCAACTCGCGGCCCAGGGGGCGGCCGAGGCCGCGGCGGAGTTTCGGGCCCGGGCCCAAAACGGGCGGCGGGCGCCCGCGCTTTCGCTGGACGGGAATCTTCGCTACCTGTCCGAGATTCCCGCTTTTCGCCCCACCCCGGCCGCCCCTCCCGTTGAAATGGGAGACCACCGGAACTATTCCCTGGGCCCCACCCTGACCTGGACGGTGTGGGATTTCGGCTCCCTGCGGTCCTCCGCTCAAAGCCTCACGGCGCTCGCGGGCGCCCGGGCCAACGACCGGGACGGTGCGGAACGCCGGCTTCGACTGGCGGTGCGGATGGCTTATTTTCAAACGCGGGGATGCCTGGAACGATTGCGGCTGGTGGCGGACGCCCTCCGACTGGCCCAGGCCCAGCACCACGACATCGACCTGCGGCGAACCGCGGGCGCGGCCAGCCGGGAGGACACGCTCAAGGCCCACGGCGAAGTGTTGGCCCGGCGCCGCGCCCTGCGCGAAGCCCAAACGGATTTGGCCGGAGCCCTCCGGGATCTGCTCGCCCTCGCCAACCAGGCCGTCGACGTCGATTTAACCCGCCCGTGGCCCCGGGGCATCGCCCGCCCGGCGGAGGTAACGGAACCGTCGGCCACGGTGGCGTTGGACGACGAGGCGTCCTTGTTGACGCGGTTCGCCCCCGCGATGGAATACCCTTTCGACGCCCGCCACCCGGATCTCCAATCCCTGGAAAACCAGGCCCGCGCCGCGGACCGCGCCGCGGCCGGACTGCGCGGCGGCCACGGCCCCGCCGTGGTTCTCTCCGCCCGAAGCAGCCGGGATTACCCCAACGGCCCCGTGCACGAAACCATCACGCAAAACAGCGCGGGCGCCACGCTTCGTTGGTCCCTGTTTGAAGGAGGGCGGGCGGTGCGGGAAACCGACGAGCAGGAGTCCCTGGCGCGGGCCGCCCGGGAGCGGCGGCGGCAGGGCGAAGAAGACCTCCGTCGGGACTGGGCCAAGGCCCGGGATCGCTGGGCGGGCGCCCGGGAGGAAACCGACCTCAACCGCGCGGCCATCGAAGAACGGACGGAAGTGGCGCGTCTCACCTACGACGCCTATCGGGCGGGACGGACGCCGTTTCTGGAAGTGCAAAGCGCCAACCTTCAACTGCTGGACGCCCAAACCGCCCTCGCGCGTTCCCGTCTGGCGGAATTGTCCCAATTGGCGGTGATGGAATTCCTCTCCACAAAAGGATCGGTGTCCCCATGA
- a CDS encoding DUF4912 domain-containing protein yields MTSHLNTPSSFLSGRPATPPQTGPLPRDYGTTRLVLLPRDPRWMYCYWEVAPYTWDEVRRQFGSEISRGRPVLRLHAEHGGKRTAFDVDVNLDARNWYVYSPRGDGQWHAELGLILPDGRFVLLAVSNKIRLPSGEVSDLFDEKWGVLKAEWERLFELSGGGRLGAGSLDMAKMLAQRWELLRGLSSLSSFPTSPGGASWSRPPGRPKGFWLVADCEVIVYGATEPDARVTFQGRPIPLNLDGTFSFRFALPDGQQHFPIRATNADGDLSRSVEFIVSRETRKGRE; encoded by the coding sequence ATGACATCGCATCTCAACACCCCATCGTCTTTTTTATCCGGGCGGCCGGCCACCCCGCCTCAAACCGGCCCCCTGCCCCGGGACTACGGCACCACCCGCCTGGTTCTGCTCCCCCGCGATCCCCGTTGGATGTACTGTTATTGGGAAGTGGCCCCCTACACCTGGGACGAAGTTCGCCGCCAGTTCGGTTCCGAGATCTCCCGGGGCCGTCCGGTCCTCCGCCTCCACGCCGAGCACGGCGGGAAACGCACGGCCTTCGACGTCGACGTCAATCTGGACGCCCGCAATTGGTACGTCTATTCTCCCCGGGGCGACGGCCAATGGCACGCGGAACTCGGCCTGATTCTCCCGGACGGACGCTTTGTCCTGTTGGCCGTTTCCAACAAAATCCGCCTCCCTTCCGGCGAGGTCTCCGATCTTTTCGATGAGAAATGGGGCGTCCTCAAGGCGGAGTGGGAACGCCTGTTCGAGCTTTCGGGCGGTGGCCGCCTGGGCGCCGGCTCGCTCGACATGGCCAAAATGCTCGCCCAGCGTTGGGAACTGCTGCGGGGCCTGTCCTCCCTTTCCAGCTTTCCGACCTCGCCCGGCGGCGCCAGCTGGAGCCGCCCCCCGGGGCGCCCCAAAGGATTTTGGCTCGTGGCCGACTGCGAAGTCATCGTCTACGGCGCCACGGAACCCGACGCGCGGGTCACGTTCCAGGGCCGTCCGATTCCGCTGAACCTCGACGGCACCTTCTCCTTCCGCTTCGCCCTGCCCGACGGCCAGCAGCATTTTCCCATCCGGGCGACCAACGCCGACGGGGACTTGTCGCGCTCGGTGGAATTCATCGTCTCCCGCGAAACGCGTAAAGGGCGGGAGTGA
- a CDS encoding ABC transporter ATP-binding protein: MTPAVETEGLTVRFGGFTAVDRVTFSVERGEIFGFLGANGAGKTTTIRVLTGLLAPTEGVARVAGLSFADGADAIKKRVGYMSQKFTLYNDLTVAENLEFAAGLRKIPSTLFRERARRLLAFVRFDHPLNALVRDLPGGLKQEVSLAAALLHEPDVVFLDEPTAGVSPAARARFWSLIRRLAGEGRTVFVTTHYMDEAEECGRIALMRAGRVIALGAPADLKRDAFPERLVELEWAGEPLAGWREELRTRAALTVVPHGLYHHALIRDEGAFADFLGRSPALTARTVSPSLEDVFIRLVEGRDR, encoded by the coding sequence GTGACTCCCGCCGTTGAAACCGAAGGCCTCACGGTCCGCTTCGGGGGTTTCACCGCCGTGGACCGCGTGACCTTTTCCGTGGAGCGCGGGGAGATCTTCGGCTTTTTGGGCGCCAACGGCGCCGGGAAAACCACCACGATCCGGGTTTTGACCGGCCTCCTGGCCCCCACCGAAGGCGTCGCCCGGGTCGCGGGACTCTCCTTCGCCGACGGCGCCGACGCGATTAAAAAACGGGTGGGTTACATGTCCCAAAAATTCACCCTGTATAACGATTTAACCGTCGCGGAAAACCTCGAGTTCGCGGCCGGTCTTCGCAAAATTCCGTCCACCCTTTTTCGGGAGCGCGCCCGGCGGCTGTTGGCGTTTGTCCGTTTCGACCATCCCTTAAACGCCCTCGTGCGGGATCTCCCCGGGGGATTGAAACAGGAAGTGTCCCTGGCCGCCGCGTTGTTGCACGAACCCGACGTCGTTTTTTTGGACGAACCCACCGCCGGGGTGTCCCCGGCCGCCCGGGCCCGGTTTTGGTCCCTGATCCGGCGGCTGGCCGGGGAAGGGCGCACCGTGTTCGTCACCACGCACTACATGGACGAGGCCGAGGAATGCGGGCGGATCGCCCTCATGCGCGCCGGACGCGTCATCGCCTTGGGCGCGCCGGCGGATTTGAAGCGGGACGCCTTTCCGGAACGCCTGGTGGAGTTGGAGTGGGCCGGGGAACCCCTCGCGGGGTGGCGGGAAGAGCTACGGACCCGCGCGGCGCTCACGGTGGTTCCCCACGGCCTCTATCACCACGCCCTGATCCGGGACGAAGGCGCTTTCGCGGATTTCCTCGGACGTTCCCCCGCCTTGACCGCCCGAACGGTGTCTCCGTCCCTGGAAGACGTGTTCATCCGCCTGGTGGAAGGGCGGGATCGTTGA
- a CDS encoding TetR/AcrR family transcriptional regulator, with amino-acid sequence MTRPSNDLDQRLLAAGRTLLDERGFGGLSVRAAARRARVNPGMFHYHFKTMRAFKRQLLQSLYEEFFRDFSLRQAEARGGPRERLIEALRYLGRFVRDHRQLGLSLLEEAVRGDAEVLDFLKTNFGRHLAILRGLVDELKRRGGLATWPPAAAMSFLMSSVGLPSLFVAGLRRAGAKRPYGEPLARVEEAVLTDEGIDRRVRAAVRGLGIA; translated from the coding sequence ATGACCCGCCCTTCCAACGATCTGGATCAACGCCTTTTGGCCGCCGGCCGCACCCTGCTCGACGAGCGCGGGTTCGGCGGATTGTCCGTTCGCGCCGCCGCGCGCCGGGCGCGGGTCAACCCCGGCATGTTCCATTACCACTTCAAAACCATGCGGGCCTTCAAACGGCAACTTCTTCAATCCCTTTACGAAGAATTCTTCCGGGATTTCTCCCTTCGCCAAGCGGAAGCCCGGGGCGGGCCCCGGGAGCGCCTGATCGAGGCCCTCCGGTACCTCGGGCGTTTCGTTCGGGACCACCGTCAATTGGGGCTTTCCCTTCTCGAGGAAGCCGTCCGCGGAGACGCCGAAGTGTTGGACTTTCTTAAAACAAACTTCGGTCGGCATTTGGCCATCCTGCGCGGGCTGGTGGACGAACTCAAAAGGCGTGGCGGCTTGGCCACGTGGCCGCCGGCGGCGGCAATGTCTTTTCTCATGTCGTCCGTCGGTCTTCCCAGTCTTTTTGTGGCGGGGTTGCGGCGGGCGGGGGCCAAGCGCCCCTACGGCGAGCCGCTGGCCCGGGTGGAGGAAGCCGTTTTGACCGACGAAGGCATTGACCGACGCGTGCGGGCCGCAGTGCGCGGGCTGGGGATCGCGTGA